The Hyalangium gracile genome has a window encoding:
- a CDS encoding D-sedoheptulose-7-phosphate isomerase, whose protein sequence is MALPSLEESLALVRRRRRECIEALSSFTPELDERIAQAGTLLRTALASGKRVYAFGNGGSASDAEHFIAELVGRYLKERPGLPGQAFTVNSSTMTAVGNDYGYERVFERQVEAWVQPGDVVIGISTSGNSPNVLRGIEAARSRDARVIGLTGGQGGKMAALCEVSLIVPSKDTPRIQEGHILILHTLAELVDQA, encoded by the coding sequence GTGGCTTTGCCGTCTCTTGAGGAGTCCCTTGCGCTCGTTCGCCGTCGGCGCCGCGAGTGCATCGAGGCCCTCTCCAGCTTCACACCTGAACTCGACGAGCGGATCGCCCAGGCGGGAACGCTCCTTCGCACCGCACTGGCCTCGGGCAAGCGCGTGTATGCCTTTGGCAACGGCGGCTCGGCCTCGGACGCCGAGCACTTCATCGCCGAGCTGGTCGGCCGCTACCTCAAGGAGCGGCCGGGCCTGCCGGGTCAGGCCTTCACCGTCAACAGCTCCACCATGACGGCCGTGGGCAACGACTACGGCTATGAGCGGGTCTTCGAGCGCCAGGTCGAGGCCTGGGTGCAGCCGGGCGACGTCGTCATCGGCATCAGCACCAGCGGCAACTCGCCCAACGTGCTGCGCGGCATCGAGGCGGCCCGCAGCCGGGATGCGCGGGTGATCGGCCTCACGGGCGGCCAGGGCGGCAAGATGGCGGCCCTGTGCGAAGTGAGCCTCATCGTCCCCTCCAAGGACACGCCGCGCATCCAGGAGGGACACATCCTCATCCTCCATACGCTGGCGGAGCTGGTCGATCAGGCGTGA